The following are encoded together in the Corynebacterium jeikeium genome:
- a CDS encoding IS256-like element IS3506 family transposase, producing MTAAPYSIDPTTYLDDLLAQASPDLMRQMLQGFINQILSAQADTVCGAEYGVVSTERVNHRNGYRHRDLDTRVGTIDVAVPKLRHGAFFPDWLLERRSRAERALSTVIATCYLKGVSTRRMNDLVATLGISSMSKSQVSRMSEELDDMVADFKNRPLDPGGYAFLSCDALTIKVREGGRVVKCSVLLATGVNADGYREMLGMHVATAESNASWKGFFQDLKARGLTGVFLITSDAHEGIQHAISEVLPNASWQRCRTHFAKNLYEKVPKTQWPMVSAMFQTIFQQPDATSTWAQAREVVDLLEPKFPHVAAYLEESLDEVLAFTAVPKPVWTKVWSNNPTERLNREIRRRTDVVGIFPNRESIIRLVGAVLAEQHDDWIQQKRYMSLTALEHTKHLMHHPGEHRDDHHQLTA from the coding sequence ATGACCGCTGCACCGTATTCTATCGACCCGACAACCTATCTGGATGATTTGCTGGCCCAAGCGTCTCCGGATTTGATGCGCCAGATGCTGCAAGGGTTTATCAACCAGATCCTCTCCGCCCAGGCTGACACCGTCTGCGGCGCCGAATACGGGGTTGTATCCACCGAGCGGGTCAACCACCGCAACGGGTATCGCCACCGCGACCTTGACACCCGTGTCGGCACGATCGACGTGGCGGTGCCGAAACTGCGCCACGGCGCGTTCTTCCCAGACTGGCTGTTAGAGCGCCGCTCACGAGCAGAACGAGCCTTATCGACTGTGATCGCCACGTGCTACCTTAAGGGGGTTTCCACCCGCAGGATGAATGATCTGGTGGCTACACTTGGGATTTCCAGCATGTCGAAATCGCAAGTCTCACGCATGTCAGAAGAACTCGACGACATGGTCGCAGACTTCAAAAACCGCCCACTAGACCCCGGCGGGTACGCCTTTTTATCGTGCGATGCGCTCACGATCAAAGTCCGTGAAGGCGGCCGGGTGGTCAAATGCTCAGTGCTGCTTGCCACCGGAGTCAACGCCGACGGGTATCGCGAAATGCTCGGCATGCACGTCGCCACCGCGGAATCCAACGCGTCGTGGAAAGGCTTCTTCCAGGACTTAAAAGCCCGCGGACTTACTGGGGTATTCCTTATCACCAGTGATGCCCACGAAGGCATCCAGCACGCCATTTCCGAAGTGCTGCCCAATGCGTCGTGGCAGCGGTGCCGCACCCATTTCGCGAAGAACCTCTACGAAAAGGTCCCGAAAACACAATGGCCGATGGTCTCTGCGATGTTCCAGACAATCTTCCAGCAACCTGACGCCACATCCACTTGGGCTCAAGCCCGCGAAGTTGTCGACCTACTGGAGCCGAAATTCCCTCACGTCGCGGCGTATTTGGAGGAATCACTCGATGAAGTACTGGCGTTTACCGCAGTGCCGAAACCAGTCTGGACGAAGGTGTGGTCAAACAACCCCACAGAACGGTTAAACCGAGAGATCCGCCGGCGCACCGACGTCGTCGGCATTTTCCCAAACCGTGAATCCATCATCCGGCTTGTCGGTGCGGTCCTAGCCGAGCAACACGACGATTGGATCCAACAAAAACGCTACATGTCACTGACCGCACTCGAACACACCAAGCACCTCATGCACCACCCAGGAGAACATCGTGACGACCACCACCAGCTAACCGCCTAA
- a CDS encoding IS110 family transposase — protein sequence MSPEHSIDIFLGLDVGKSEHHACALDRDGNKVFDKPLPQLESELAGVFHQLQELGTVLVIVDQPNTIGALPIAVARDCGCEVGYLPGLAMRKAADLYPGRAKTDKRDAFIIADTARTMPHTLRAVDRNDEVLSALKMLSGFDDDIARDCTRTVNRLRSILTQIYPSLERVFAGSTLTRTPILDLLIHYKGPQGLKRAGYQRVLNWMIKHTRKDPTPLVDDIFAALKAQSVTVPGSDAAELVIPQLAANIKALKEQRNTIAEQVEEMLADFPLCEVLMSMPGVGIKTAAQILLAIGDGSDFDSAGHLAAYAGIAPVTRRSGSSIRGEFPARSGNKRLKNALFYSAFAVIRLRPLVWCNAC from the coding sequence ATGTCTCCGGAGCATTCCATCGACATATTCCTCGGCCTAGACGTCGGCAAATCTGAACACCACGCCTGCGCCCTAGACCGTGATGGCAACAAGGTCTTCGACAAACCGTTGCCCCAACTCGAATCCGAACTAGCAGGCGTTTTTCACCAGCTTCAGGAGCTTGGCACCGTGCTCGTGATCGTCGACCAACCCAACACCATCGGCGCACTACCAATTGCTGTAGCCCGGGACTGCGGTTGCGAAGTCGGATACCTGCCAGGTCTTGCGATGCGCAAAGCTGCAGATCTCTATCCGGGGCGTGCAAAAACAGACAAACGCGACGCATTCATCATCGCTGACACCGCCCGCACAATGCCCCACACGCTACGTGCCGTCGACCGCAATGATGAGGTACTTTCCGCCCTAAAGATGCTGTCCGGCTTCGATGATGACATCGCCCGCGATTGCACTCGCACGGTCAATCGACTTCGCAGTATCCTCACCCAGATCTATCCCAGCCTGGAACGAGTTTTTGCTGGTAGCACCCTGACTCGCACGCCGATCCTGGATTTATTGATTCATTACAAGGGACCGCAGGGGCTAAAAAGAGCCGGATACCAACGAGTGTTGAACTGGATGATCAAGCACACACGTAAAGACCCCACCCCGCTGGTAGACGACATTTTTGCAGCACTGAAAGCTCAATCAGTCACCGTGCCTGGAAGCGATGCCGCCGAGTTAGTAATTCCTCAACTGGCTGCAAACATCAAGGCCCTCAAAGAGCAACGAAACACCATCGCTGAACAGGTTGAAGAGATGCTCGCTGATTTCCCTCTTTGTGAGGTCTTGATGAGTATGCCCGGAGTCGGCATCAAGACCGCAGCGCAGATCCTTCTTGCGATCGGTGATGGCTCCGACTTCGATAGTGCTGGCCACTTAGCTGCTTATGCTGGAATAGCGCCCGTCACTAGACGATCAGGTTCGTCGATCAGAGGTGAGTTCCCAGCACGGTCAGGCAATAAACGACTGAAAAATGCCTTGTTCTACTCCGCATTCGCGGTTATCCGGTTGCGTCCCTTAGTGTGGTGTAACGCTTGCTGA
- a CDS encoding tyramine oxidase subunit B, whose translation MTQSTGSTDTSIDFLWLSEPDMIEAGVTDSARCVDVMEETLILLDKGDYRMAGASGNSHGAQVNFPDNPEHEGMPANGPDRRFMAMPAYLGGRFKGAGVKWYGSNAENRAAGLPRSIHVFVLNDAVTGAPKAIMSANLLSAYRTGAVPAVGVKHLAVENAETVGIIGPGVMSRTILASSITQRPSIKTVKIKGRSAGSTEKAAQWIRDRFADLDVQVVDSEQEAIEGSDILIAGTSTSPDGPQAFPYFKREWLKPGALVLCPAAARFDDDFIKSEESNLVLDYDGLYKEWFQENGPDVTYERLLGIPGNRWWDMVEEGTLPKEKLHNIGAIAAGKAPGRENDEQIFFYSIGGMPVEDVSWATEVYENALEKGIGTKLNLWETPELT comes from the coding sequence ATGACCCAGTCCACCGGCTCCACCGACACCAGCATCGACTTCCTGTGGCTTTCCGAGCCCGACATGATTGAAGCGGGGGTGACGGACTCTGCTCGCTGCGTCGACGTCATGGAAGAAACCCTGATCCTTCTGGATAAGGGCGACTACCGCATGGCTGGCGCTTCCGGAAACTCCCACGGCGCCCAGGTCAATTTCCCCGACAACCCCGAGCACGAGGGCATGCCCGCCAACGGCCCCGACCGTCGCTTCATGGCTATGCCCGCTTACCTCGGCGGCCGATTCAAGGGCGCCGGCGTGAAGTGGTACGGCTCGAACGCCGAGAACCGCGCCGCAGGTCTGCCCCGCTCCATCCACGTGTTCGTCCTCAACGATGCCGTCACCGGCGCCCCGAAGGCGATCATGTCGGCCAACCTGCTATCCGCTTACCGCACTGGTGCGGTTCCGGCTGTGGGCGTCAAGCACCTCGCCGTAGAGAACGCAGAGACCGTAGGAATCATCGGACCGGGCGTCATGTCCCGCACCATCCTGGCCTCCTCCATCACCCAACGACCCAGCATCAAGACCGTAAAGATCAAGGGCCGCAGCGCCGGTTCCACCGAAAAGGCAGCACAGTGGATCCGCGACCGCTTCGCGGACCTGGACGTGCAGGTCGTCGATAGCGAGCAGGAGGCCATCGAGGGCAGCGACATCCTGATCGCCGGCACCTCCACCTCCCCGGACGGCCCGCAGGCCTTCCCGTACTTCAAGCGCGAGTGGCTCAAGCCCGGCGCGCTGGTGCTGTGCCCCGCAGCGGCCCGCTTCGATGACGACTTCATCAAGTCCGAAGAATCCAACCTGGTGCTGGACTATGACGGCCTGTACAAGGAATGGTTCCAGGAAAACGGCCCGGACGTCACCTACGAGCGCCTGCTGGGCATCCCCGGCAACCGCTGGTGGGACATGGTCGAGGAGGGCACCCTGCCGAAGGAGAAGCTGCACAATATCGGTGCCATCGCCGCGGGTAAGGCCCCGGGCCGCGAGAACGATGAGCAGATCTTTTTCTACTCCATCGGCGGCATGCCCGTCGAGGATGTTTCCTGGGCTACCGAGGTGTATGAGAACGCTCTGGAGAAGGGCATTGGCACCAAACTGAATCTCTGGGAGACCCCGGAGCTAACCTAG
- the glnA gene encoding type I glutamate--ammonia ligase, whose translation MEFKNIDQVIDFIKSENIRYLDIRFTNMFGLEHGLTVPARELTPKAAEDGFAFDGSSIPGFSTVDKSDMTLIPDPTTAYVDPFRDHPTLNMQFFVQDPLTRQPYRRDPRTIARKAENYLKETGVADTCSIGAEAEFYVFDSVQYASDTNMSFHRVDSDEGWWRSGEETMMDGSPNRGNQIRINDGYFPVAPYDKTIPVRDDIAYNLEKVGFEIERFHHEVATGGIQEVNYRFDTLLAAADDLQTFKYVVKNTAEQHRKTATFMPKPLAGDGGCGMHAHQSLWKDGKPLFYDETGYAGLSEMARYYIGGLLHHAPAVLAFTNPTVNSYRRLYSGFEAPVNLAYSQSNRSAAIRIPLTGDSPAAKRIEFRAPDPSSNPYLGFAAQLMAGLDGILNRIEPGEPTDKDLYELPPEEAKKVPKVPHSLEAALSAMEEDHDFLTAGGVFDEDFLQAYVRLKYELEIQPLRQGPSPKEFELYYSV comes from the coding sequence ATGGAGTTCAAAAACATCGACCAGGTCATCGACTTCATTAAGTCGGAAAACATACGCTACCTGGACATTCGCTTCACCAACATGTTCGGCCTGGAACATGGGCTGACTGTCCCGGCACGCGAGCTAACCCCCAAGGCGGCGGAGGACGGCTTCGCCTTCGACGGCTCCTCCATCCCCGGCTTCTCCACCGTGGATAAGTCGGACATGACGCTGATCCCGGACCCGACGACCGCCTACGTGGATCCCTTCCGCGACCACCCCACGCTGAACATGCAGTTCTTCGTGCAGGATCCGCTGACCCGCCAGCCGTACCGCCGCGACCCGCGCACCATTGCGCGCAAGGCGGAGAACTACCTGAAAGAAACGGGCGTGGCAGACACCTGCTCGATCGGTGCGGAGGCGGAGTTCTACGTCTTCGATTCCGTCCAATACGCCTCCGACACCAACATGTCCTTCCACCGCGTGGATTCGGACGAGGGGTGGTGGCGCTCCGGTGAGGAGACGATGATGGACGGCTCGCCGAACCGCGGTAACCAGATCCGCATCAACGACGGCTACTTCCCGGTCGCCCCGTACGACAAGACCATCCCGGTACGCGACGACATTGCGTACAACCTGGAGAAGGTCGGCTTCGAGATCGAGCGCTTCCACCACGAGGTCGCCACCGGCGGCATCCAGGAGGTCAACTATCGCTTCGATACCTTGCTGGCCGCCGCAGATGACCTGCAGACTTTCAAGTACGTGGTGAAGAATACCGCCGAGCAGCACCGCAAGACCGCTACCTTCATGCCGAAGCCCCTGGCCGGCGATGGCGGCTGCGGCATGCACGCCCACCAGTCGCTGTGGAAGGACGGCAAGCCGCTTTTCTACGACGAGACGGGCTATGCAGGTCTGTCTGAAATGGCGCGCTATTACATCGGTGGCCTGTTGCACCACGCCCCGGCGGTGCTCGCCTTTACGAACCCCACCGTTAACTCTTATCGACGCCTATATTCCGGTTTCGAGGCACCCGTCAACTTGGCCTATTCACAGTCCAACCGCTCGGCGGCCATCCGCATTCCGCTGACCGGCGATAGCCCTGCGGCCAAGCGTATTGAGTTCCGTGCGCCGGACCCGTCTTCGAACCCCTACCTGGGCTTCGCAGCCCAGCTGATGGCGGGACTGGACGGCATTCTGAACCGCATCGAGCCGGGCGAGCCGACGGATAAGGACCTCTACGAACTGCCGCCCGAAGAGGCGAAGAAGGTGCCGAAGGTACCGCACTCGCTGGAGGCCGCCCTTTCGGCAATGGAGGAAGACCACGACTTCCTGACCGCAGGGGGAGTCTTCGACGAGGACTTCCTGCAGGCCTATGTTCGCCTGAAGTACGAGCTGGAGATCCAGCCGCTGCGCCAGGGGCCAAGCCCGAAGGAGTTCGAGCTGTACTACAGCGTTTAA
- a CDS encoding dihydrofolate reductase produces MTPNNQPHRPTGYEPGDYPELTAAAVSYALEAKGISRDQVEIGMIWAQTTAGVIGDGADMPWYLPEDLKHFKNATTGYPVVMGRTSWEALDDGFRPLPGRTNYVITRQDNYDAPGGIIEPSIPSALANAAEQILNELKESASADGADGTSDERTPTVWVLGGGQVYAQCMPVADRIVITEIDMEAPDRFQVYAPLVPTEEFEEHAEEWQESLKGHPVDQEANPEQPLRYRFCTWTRR; encoded by the coding sequence ATGACTCCCAACAACCAACCCCACCGCCCGACCGGCTACGAGCCCGGCGACTATCCGGAGCTCACGGCCGCAGCTGTCAGCTACGCCCTGGAGGCCAAGGGGATCTCCCGCGATCAGGTGGAAATCGGCATGATCTGGGCGCAAACCACCGCCGGAGTGATCGGCGATGGCGCGGATATGCCCTGGTACCTGCCAGAGGATCTGAAGCATTTCAAGAACGCCACCACCGGCTACCCCGTCGTCATGGGGCGCACCTCCTGGGAAGCGCTCGACGATGGTTTCCGCCCGCTGCCGGGACGCACGAACTATGTGATCACTAGGCAGGATAATTATGACGCCCCCGGCGGCATCATCGAGCCGTCGATCCCCAGTGCCCTAGCCAATGCCGCGGAGCAGATCCTCAACGAACTGAAGGAAAGCGCCAGCGCTGACGGAGCCGACGGCACTTCAGACGAGCGCACTCCCACCGTATGGGTACTGGGCGGCGGCCAGGTGTACGCGCAGTGCATGCCCGTGGCCGATCGCATCGTCATTACGGAGATCGACATGGAGGCACCCGATCGCTTCCAGGTGTACGCTCCTCTGGTCCCCACCGAAGAGTTCGAAGAGCATGCCGAAGAATGGCAGGAATCGCTAAAGGGCCACCCGGTCGACCAGGAGGCTAATCCCGAGCAGCCCCTGCGCTATCGCTTCTGCACCTGGACGCGCCGCTAG
- a CDS encoding thymidylate synthase, with product MAPQQQPSSIPTPYEDLLREILETGTPKGDRTGTGTTSLFGRQIRYDLSAGFPLITTKSVHVKSVVGELLWFLRGDSNVRWLQENGIRIWNEWADENGDLGPVYGVQWRSWPTPNGQHIDQIAGALETLRTNPDSRRNIVSAWNVSELDNMALPPCHLLFQLYVADGKLSCQLYQRSADMFLGVPFNIASYSLLTHMFAQQSGLEVGEFIWTGGDCHIYDNHVEQVQLQLSRDARPYPQLKLNKAADMFSYDFSDIEFTGYDPHPVIKAKVAV from the coding sequence GTGGCACCCCAGCAGCAGCCGAGTTCCATCCCCACCCCATACGAGGATCTTCTGCGGGAGATCCTCGAAACGGGCACTCCCAAGGGTGACCGTACTGGCACAGGCACTACCAGCCTTTTTGGCCGTCAGATCCGCTATGATCTCTCCGCCGGTTTCCCACTGATTACCACCAAATCGGTTCACGTGAAGTCCGTGGTGGGTGAACTGCTGTGGTTCCTCCGCGGAGATTCCAACGTGCGTTGGCTACAGGAAAACGGCATTCGCATCTGGAACGAATGGGCCGACGAGAACGGTGACCTGGGCCCGGTCTATGGCGTGCAGTGGCGCAGCTGGCCGACCCCGAATGGTCAGCACATCGACCAGATCGCGGGCGCACTAGAAACTCTGAGGACTAACCCGGACTCGCGCCGCAATATCGTCAGCGCCTGGAACGTCTCGGAGCTGGACAACATGGCCCTTCCACCATGCCACCTGCTGTTCCAGCTGTACGTGGCCGACGGCAAGCTGAGCTGCCAGCTGTACCAGCGCAGCGCCGACATGTTCCTAGGCGTGCCATTCAACATCGCCAGTTACTCACTGCTTACCCACATGTTTGCTCAGCAGTCGGGCCTGGAGGTCGGCGAGTTCATCTGGACCGGTGGCGATTGCCACATCTACGACAATCACGTGGAGCAGGTTCAGCTGCAGCTTTCCCGCGATGCCCGCCCGTATCCGCAGCTGAAGCTGAACAAGGCTGCGGACATGTTTTCTTACGACTTTTCCGATATCGAGTTCACCGGCTACGACCCGCATCCGGTGATTAAGGCAAAGGTGGCCGTGTAA
- a CDS encoding esterase/lipase family protein — protein MKTDSRNLGRGRRSFLAGAAALSVSLSTLFSLTPSALAADAEASGAIPDAAVPAGLEGNHVAKAPVNNPTCLPSPEHPNPVVFLHGTSDNSTRWQKAANALSNQGFCTWAFNYGKPTDGKPNLLGHYAMTDIDDSAKEIASTIDYILSVTGAEKVDLVGHSQGGLHLKKYIAENGGGDKVDRVVGVAPTYHGTTLAGMDKMLRPIIERNPELAESVAGKAGVQQLVGSELIDRLNKLPDTDKRVQYTNLYSSADTTATPNKTSMLESVDGADVANVEVGAACKLPIAPAHAAMPQNNPTIGLILWGLTRKAGDHTPTTEHCSSPARGSASTSASGS, from the coding sequence ATGAAAACTGACTCTCGCAATTTGGGTCGGGGTCGCCGATCCTTCCTCGCCGGCGCCGCGGCGCTTAGTGTTTCCCTCTCTACCCTCTTTTCTCTAACCCCTTCTGCCCTAGCTGCTGATGCGGAAGCTTCTGGCGCTATTCCGGACGCCGCAGTCCCCGCCGGTCTAGAAGGCAACCATGTGGCCAAGGCACCTGTAAACAATCCCACCTGTCTTCCCTCCCCGGAGCACCCGAACCCTGTCGTATTCCTCCACGGCACGTCCGATAACTCCACGCGTTGGCAGAAGGCCGCCAACGCACTATCCAACCAGGGCTTTTGTACGTGGGCCTTCAACTACGGCAAGCCGACTGACGGCAAGCCGAACCTGCTGGGACACTACGCGATGACGGACATCGACGATTCCGCCAAGGAAATCGCTTCGACCATCGACTACATCCTGTCCGTGACGGGCGCAGAGAAGGTCGATCTGGTGGGGCACTCCCAGGGCGGCTTGCACTTGAAGAAGTACATCGCGGAAAACGGCGGTGGAGATAAGGTCGACCGCGTGGTCGGCGTGGCCCCGACTTACCACGGCACCACTCTGGCCGGTATGGATAAGATGCTGCGCCCGATCATTGAGCGGAACCCGGAGCTTGCAGAGTCCGTCGCAGGTAAGGCTGGCGTGCAGCAGCTGGTCGGTTCGGAACTCATCGATCGCTTGAACAAACTGCCGGATACCGACAAGCGCGTGCAGTACACCAACCTCTACTCTTCCGCTGATACCACCGCCACACCGAACAAGACCTCCATGTTGGAATCGGTTGACGGAGCGGACGTAGCAAACGTGGAGGTAGGCGCTGCTTGCAAGCTTCCGATCGCACCGGCCCACGCAGCGATGCCACAGAACAACCCAACCATTGGGCTGATCCTGTGGGGCCTGACCCGCAAGGCGGGCGACCACACGCCGACCACCGAGCACTGCTCTAGCCCGGCGCGCGGTTCCGCTTCTACGTCCGCTTCCGGTTCCTAG
- a CDS encoding alpha/beta fold hydrolase: MLPFSFLTARPASRARAELDPDVPATLQGRYVIGAPANNPRKDLSEEHPCPLVFIHGTTDNSFRWQKAATYFAARGYSVWAFNYGKPEEGRPAIPGVFAVNDIDESALEIAATIDYILDVTGASKVDLVGHSQGGLHIKKYIAEHGGQDTVRRAVGLAATYHGTTMTGMSSILQNLVDRNPEFADLVAGTAAIQQLNSSEFIRRLNELPDTHPNVMYTNIFTSKDLTATPNSTSQLESIGGADVAEAEVGEVCGLLLPPGHASLPENDHIIGLIEWGLTRDRGDHTPVHSGCNGGQRWKLGYRFFHEN, translated from the coding sequence ATGCTTCCTTTTTCCTTCTTGACGGCCCGCCCGGCCTCCCGCGCGCGGGCAGAGCTGGATCCGGACGTTCCCGCCACCCTGCAGGGGCGCTACGTTATCGGTGCGCCGGCCAATAATCCACGGAAGGACCTTTCGGAGGAGCACCCCTGCCCCCTGGTGTTTATCCACGGTACGACGGACAACTCTTTCCGCTGGCAAAAAGCCGCAACGTATTTCGCCGCCCGGGGGTATTCCGTGTGGGCTTTCAACTACGGCAAGCCGGAGGAAGGCCGCCCTGCAATCCCCGGTGTATTCGCTGTGAACGACATCGACGAATCCGCCCTAGAGATCGCAGCGACGATTGATTACATCCTGGACGTCACCGGTGCCAGCAAGGTGGATCTGGTGGGCCATTCGCAGGGTGGGCTGCACATCAAGAAGTACATTGCGGAGCACGGCGGGCAGGATACAGTGCGCCGTGCGGTGGGGCTGGCCGCCACTTATCACGGCACGACGATGACCGGGATGTCCTCGATACTGCAGAACTTAGTGGATCGTAACCCGGAGTTCGCGGATCTGGTGGCGGGTACGGCTGCGATTCAGCAGTTGAATAGTTCGGAGTTCATTAGGCGCCTCAACGAGCTGCCAGATACCCATCCGAACGTGATGTACACGAACATCTTTACCTCGAAGGATCTGACGGCCACGCCGAATTCCACGTCGCAGCTGGAATCCATCGGTGGCGCGGACGTGGCCGAGGCAGAGGTCGGCGAGGTCTGCGGGCTGTTGCTTCCACCGGGGCATGCATCGCTACCCGAAAATGATCACATCATTGGCCTGATCGAGTGGGGTTTGACGCGCGATCGGGGTGATCACACGCCCGTGCATTCTGGCTGTAACGGTGGACAGCGCTGGAAGTTAGGCTATCGTTTCTTCCATGAAAACTGA
- a CDS encoding 3'(2'),5'-bisphosphate nucleotidase CysQ produces the protein MTAELNDATLAQRLAQGTGEILKGVRNVGLLRGTELGKAGDALAQDWIARSLVQHRPNDAMLSEEAEDDLSRLDNSRVWIIDPLDGTREYAGGRQDWAVHIALVENGKIIEAAVGMPDLGRVFSSSEVRAVEGARTNRLVISQNTTPAIAEFIAEDLGMELVTMGSCGAKAVSVILGDNDAYVHAGGQYEWDNAAPVGIAQAAGLHTSRLDGTDLCYNCESPYLPDLVISRPDMADKILASAAKFHDKHGAYSL, from the coding sequence ATGACGGCTGAACTCAATGATGCGACGCTGGCCCAGAGACTCGCGCAGGGCACAGGAGAGATCCTCAAGGGCGTAAGAAACGTAGGTCTGCTCCGCGGCACCGAGCTAGGCAAGGCCGGCGACGCGCTGGCGCAGGACTGGATCGCCCGTTCCCTCGTACAGCACCGCCCGAACGATGCAATGCTCTCGGAAGAGGCCGAAGACGACCTCTCGCGTCTGGACAACTCGCGCGTGTGGATCATCGACCCGCTCGATGGAACCCGAGAGTACGCCGGTGGCCGCCAGGACTGGGCCGTACACATTGCACTGGTGGAAAACGGCAAGATCATTGAGGCTGCCGTGGGCATGCCGGATCTGGGGCGCGTGTTCAGCAGCTCGGAGGTCCGCGCCGTCGAGGGAGCACGCACAAACCGCCTAGTGATCAGCCAAAACACCACCCCGGCGATCGCCGAGTTCATCGCCGAGGATTTGGGCATGGAGCTGGTAACCATGGGGTCTTGCGGAGCTAAAGCCGTCTCCGTGATCCTGGGCGATAACGATGCCTACGTCCACGCCGGTGGTCAGTACGAGTGGGATAACGCAGCCCCCGTAGGCATTGCCCAGGCAGCCGGCCTGCACACCTCCCGGCTGGACGGCACGGATCTGTGCTACAACTGCGAGTCACCGTACCTGCCGGATCTGGTGATCTCCCGCCCCGATATGGCCGACAAGATCCTAGCCTCTGCCGCGAAGTTCCACGACAAGCACGGCGCCTACTCTCTTTAG